The following is a genomic window from Malus sylvestris chromosome 12, drMalSylv7.2, whole genome shotgun sequence.
TTGCGACATTATCTAAGGATGTCATCGATATTGTTAATCACATAGATGGATGTGATAAGGATGGTTTTACTCCTGTGTtatctaacagtaaaaaaaaaaacaaaaaacaaaagcaggTTGCTAAGCTTAACCAGCCCTCTGATAAACCCTATCCGAGTAGGGTCCGTGGAATACCAGCTTGTTATAAATGAAGATTCTTTACTGGAATATCTGTGGCATTGGTAATGATGACTCTCAGGGGGAACTCTGTCGGTTGCATCACCCATTGTGGAGCCCATGGTGACTTTTAATTCTATTTCAGCTGCTTATTGGGATTCTTTAAATTTATCTGATCGTACTTTTAATTCTAGAAGAACTTTTACTCCCAATCTTTGGTTACTAACATTTTCGACTTATGCAGACCCTTTAGTTATTTCTATATCTGATCAATAGGTTACTGTtcgatgtacttttgatcatatCGCAAGTCAGTTCACCTTTGTTTATGCAAGCACTTCATCTATCAAAAGAAGAGACCTATAGGTTGACTTTATTACTCTGCGCTCACAAACACAAGTTCCATGGATGGCTATTGGCGATTTCAATGCTATCCTGGGTGCCCACGAGCAGATAGGATGAGGCAGACCATCTTAAACTTCTTGCGCTGAGTTTAGTAATATGTCTAACTCTTGTAACTTTACGCACTCTAAATGCATAGCGTTGCCAAAGGTAGTTTCAGATCATAACCCCCTTATCTTTTCTGGTTCAAGAGTTTTAAGTAGTGGTCATCGTCCTTTCCGTTTTCAATCAATGTGGGTTCAACATTCATCTTTTCGAGAAACTGTAACTCAATGTTGGAGGAATACAGTTGTTCTATGTTTGTCATTCTGCAAAAATTAAAAGCTCTAAAAATCTGTTTGCACCAATggaacttttcaatttttggtgaTGTCTATAATAAAATGGCTGATGCTCAACATGAACTCTCTATGATTCAACAGAGAATTTCAACTGATGGTATCAATAATGATCTTTTCAAAGAGGAGATTGTTGCCAAGACTACAATAATGGAGTCTCTTAAAATGCAGGAGGCCTTTTGGAAAGATAGAGCTCGTGTTAAGTGGTTGACTGAAGGGGATagaaattcttctttctttcatgcCTATGCTTGTATTAAATCATCCAGCTCTTGTATTAGTTGTATTCTTGATGGAGATAACCTTCTTACTAATCTGCAGGCAATTGAGAACCatattgttaatttctatcagaCTTTGTTTGGTTCTTCTTTCATGTATTGATGAGGTTTGTGAGGTCATTCAGCCAATGGTCACTGATTTTGAAAATGATCTTTTATCTGCATTACCTACGAATAAGGAAATTAATGAGGCAATTTTCTCTTTAAGTGCTTATAGTGTGCTCGGGCCAGATGGTTTTCCAGGTTTTTTCTATCACCATTGCTGGGATATTGTTGGTTTTGATGTTATTCAATTTGTGAAGCAATTTTTTCAATTGAATTGGTTATACCCTAATGCCAACAGTAATTTCTTGGTTCTGATACCGAAGGTGGAAGACGCTATTTCCATTACCCAATTTAGACCTATTGCTTtggaaaattttcttttcaagaTTATTCCCAAAATTTTGGCAGTTTGTCTTTCTCATGTTGTTCAACACATTATTTCTCCTCAATAAGCTGCTTTTATACCTAGGCGACGTATCACAGATTGTATTTTCCTTGTTTCAAAATGTTTCAATGTGCTTGACAAAAAATCTCATGGTGGTAATATGGGAGTTAAAGTTGATATAGctaaggcttttgatactttagATTGGTCCTTTCTATTGCGGGTGCTTACTAACTTTCGGTTTTCCACTTGTTTTATGGACTGGGTTTCTACTATCTTAAGATCTGCCAAAATTGTCCATCTTAATCAATGGTTCCCGGCATGGTTTTTTCTCTTGTTCTTGAGGAGTGCACCAAGGGGATCCTTTCTCTCCGTTACTTTTCTGTCTAGCTAAGGAGGCTCTATCAATGGGTCTGAGTCATCTCCAACTTAATGGGCTTACTAAGCCAATTTTTACCCCAAGAGGTTGTATCTCTCATTCTCATGTTCTCTATGCAGATGACTTATTCATTTTTTGTAGAAGTAATGGTATCACACTGCTTAATTTACGAGGTTTTTTCGATAGATATAGTAGGGCCTTTGGTCAATTTATCAATAAGGCAAAAAGTACTTCTACTTGGGCTCCACTTCAAGGCATCGAAAAGTTGTGGTTCAGAGTTACTTGGGATTCAAAGAAGGCAAAGTACCATTTGTCTATTTAGGAGTTCCAATCTTTTGTGGCAAGCCTAAGAGGTGTCATCTTCAAGCCTTGGCAAATAAAGCTAAAGCTAGTTAACAGGTTAGAAGGGGAAACTTTTATCTATGGCAGGAAGAATTCAACTCATTCAATCAAATTTTTAGAGTATGCTTCTGCATAGTTTTTCTGTTTATCAGTGGCCTTCTTCCTTGTTGAGGTCTTTTTCACGATGTGCTCGCAACTTTATATGGTTTGGTGATGTGACCTCCAAGAAGATTGTTACCGTTTCTTGGCATCAAATATGTGCTCCGAATAATGAGGGTGGTTTGGATTGTGTGATCTTTGCTCTCTTAATACTACAACTCTCTTAAAGCTTGGATGAGTTATTATTACTTCTGATTCTTTGGAGTGTATATTTTCGAGAATGATTCCAGCTACATGGTCATTTATATTCTTGTAGTTACAAGCGATCTTCTATATGGCCTGGTATTAAATCCATTCTTCATATCATGTTTCAGAATTGTCATTGGGTGATTGGAAATGGTTTTAGTACTTCTCTTTGGGTTGATAAATGGTTGGATACGCCTATTGTGAACGTCATTGGTGCAACTGAGATTGctcattctctatcttgtactAAGGTCTCAAAAATTATTCGTATGGGAAAATAGGTTAttccttctatttttttcttttacttttccaGACCTAGCTAAAGAGATTTTAGAAATGCCTTTTCCAATTGATAAGGACAAGGACGTGTTAATTTGGGAAGCTTCTACATCTTGAGTCTTTTCGTTTTTTGATGGCTATGAAATTGTTCGTCATCGATTTCCTGTTAAGAATTGGGCTTCTATTATTTGGCATCGTTTCATTCCACCTCACTACCCTATTTTAGTTTGGAAAATTCTTTTCAAAAAGCTCCCAACGGAGGATCAACTTCAGCAACGGGGCATTTTGTTGGTTCCAATATGCCAACTATGTTACAAGAATTCTGAATCTATTGACCACTTATTTTTTAGTTGTGAATTTGCACAACGTGCTTGGTGTTGGCTAGCTACCCAATTTGGCACTACTTTTCCACCTACGAGCTCTTTTTCTGATTTATGGCTTGCTTTTGTGTCAAAGTGGTTTTCTTCACAATTTAGCAATGTTTGGCTAGCTTCTGGGTTTTTCTTGCTAATGGCTATTTGGAAGATACGTAACAAAGTGAAGTTTGAATGTAAACCCCCTTCCTTCTCATGCATTTGCCGTTCCACCTCAGCTTGGATTAGGCAGGTTGGAGTTCTTACCCCTGGTCATGTACGAGGCATTTTGGATAGGCAACTTTTAGTCTCTCTTGGAATCTCGGCTAAGTCTTGTAAAACTCTTTCAATAAtccctgttctttggcatcccCCTTCTTTTTCTTGGGTCAAAGTGAATACTGATGGCCTGCTAAAGGTAACCCGAGTCATGCGGCTTGTGGCGGGGTTTTCCGAGATTCTACGGGCTATTTTCTTTGTGGTTTCTCCCTAAGCTTGAGGCATCATACTTCTTTCTATGCGGAGCTCCATGTTGTCATCCTTGCTGTGGAATTGGCTCACGTGCGGGGTTGGCAAAATATATGGCTTGAAAGTGACTATTCTAGCGCGATATCCTGTTTTGCTTCTGGGCATTTCTCTCCTCCTTGGTCGCTTCAGACACGCTGGAACACTTGTATTCTCTGATTGCAAAACATGGTTTTTCGTTGCTCTTATACATTTCGAGAAGGGAATAATGTTGCTGACAAATTAGCCAATTTAGGGCTTCTCTCATCTTCACTTGTTTGGCATTCCGCTCCTCCTATAGAGATTCTTCCTCTTCTGCACTCAGATTTCTTGGGCATGCCAGCCTACAGGTTTGTCTCCCCTTCTTGATGTGTGATTTCCTTTTTTACCTAATCTTTTTGGATTTCCTTTTTCGTTTTGCAGCTTGTCTTGCAGGTTcttaccttaaaaaaaaaacaactgttTGCTGCTTCATTGTAAAACTATGTAGTCGTATTTAAGTGCTTATTGGGAGTGATTTGCTTTGCTTAATTAGGATGTTAACTTTTGATTGAGTATGTATCATTTAGGTTCTACCCTAAAGTCCTTAATTGATAATAGttggagtgtgtgtgtgtatatatatatacacacgcaCTCTTGAGGTTCTACTCTAACTTCTACTAAGCTAATGCAAAGTCTTTTAACTTTCTAATGATGGACAATATTCAATATCACACATTAAAGATCCAAATGTTTATACATTAATCTGTCCTTtggttttttaactttttaatggcGAAGATAAAGTGTTTTCTTCTTCATATTGATTTGTTGTCGGAGAATAAGCGTTTCCTTcaaattgattttctttaataatGAATATCCATTTTCTAAACAAAAATGCTacttttatcatatatttatatcatCTCTAACAGAGATGAGACCCCATGCATTAGAGAGAGATGGTACAAATAAGTGGTAAGTATAACATTACTCTTTtataaattgttttttattcaaGTGGCACTGATTTTGTGTGGCCTGCAACATCCAAATGGGCAGATAACAGAGAAAATAACAGAAATTGATACATATGTATAATTATGAAATCATGAGCcattgtatgaaattgaaaaatgtaattttattcttcacttgtaagtaagatgtcttaggttcaaatctcgtaGATGTCAAATTCGAAACCAAATTAAGTTGCCCATTATGTGGTTTAACCAAACTCTCCTCCCCGTAGTGTGTGCAATTTTATTCtgagtaaactgtcgatttgccccctgaactatcacccaactttcgatttgccccctgaactttttgattggaaaattaaggacttaaactaatttttttggccgatttcccccctaccattagtttttcatagatttcatccaaattaacgttaactcttatcatgtgcaaaccacgtaactctcatttgtggacaaaatCGTCATTTCACTAGACATTCAGACAaaaaagctatagaatcacacatatttgcataggtttatattttagaaatcgaaggttttcaattattttaaagaatgaagcgaCCGAACTACCTacacatgttgtgcatatgcttctatttaacagaaatttggatggaatgaatgaaaaattaacagcagggggcaaatcggccaaaaaaattagtttaagtccttaattttccaattaaaaagtttagggggcaaatcgaaagttgggtgatagttcagggggcaaatcggcagttTACTCATTTTATTCTTTATTAAAATCTTCCAGCGAGGTTAATTAacaaaaagataaagaaaacgCCCTCCGGCTAGGTTtgtcacataaaaaaaaaaaaaaaagaaaaaaaaaagatacaatCCTCCATCAAGTTGTCTCTAAAAAGTAAACAAAACGCCCTCCGGCAAGGtttgtcacaaaaaaaaaaaaagatataaccCTCCATCAAGTTGTCTCTAtacggaaaagaaaaagaaaaaaacctcCTCCAGCAAGTTGTCTctaaaaagtaaagaaaaaccCCTCTCGCAAGttattttatctattttttgtgTACATTCTGAATTATTTTTTAGTTGGAGATAACTCGATTTTGTAACAACGTCATCACTTGTACTATATTTTGTAACAACGTCATCACTTGTAATTTGTAAACCTATATAATCAACGTGAAGCCTCGCTCATTATTCATTGAGCATTCATCCTGAACTTTACTGAGCGTTCTTTTATGGTATTCACGAGCTAAAGTCTTACCACATCATTtgcatttcccttttttttttctttttttttcaaatggcGTATAATTCTTCCAGCTCTTCCACCTCCATTCCTCTCCCTACCCTACCTGATGTTTCCACCTTCCTTAAGATTAAACTTGACCCTACCAATTACCCTCTCTGGCAAGCCCCGATGCTTACCTTGCTTCGTAGCAGGAATCTCGTCTCCTATGTTGATGGCACTAGCAAATGTCCTCCTGCCTTTCTCAAAGATGATGAGGGCATTTTTACTGATACTGTGAATCCGGAGTTTGAAGCATGGATTCAACAAGATGCTATGGTTATGTCCTGGATCAAGAGCTCTGTTCATCCCACTGTGTTGGGTGCCCTAATCGGGAAAACCAGTTCTCATTCTGCATGGATCTGTCTGCGCGAACGCTATGATTTGCAGTCCACTGGCCGTCTTCTTCAACTTCGCAGTGAGTTGATGAACACCCACCGTGGTGACTCCTCCATTGCTGAGTTTCTCGGTCGTGTCAATTGCCTTTCTGAGACTCTCTCCTTATCCGGTGCTCCTGTTTCTGAGTCAGATATTGTTGCCATTGTTCTCAACAATGTTGGTCCTGCATATGAAAGCACCGTGGCTTCTGCTCAGGCTCGTGATGAAGCCATATCTTACAGTGTTTTGGAGGCCCTTCTGCTCAGCGCTGAGCGCAGTCAAGAGATGGATACTGTCTTCTCTGATGATACTGGACCTACTGCTCTCGCTGCTGCTTGTGGCGGTTGTCCTGGTACCTTTCGTGGTTGTGGCGAAGGCTATGGAGGTATTCGTGGTGGTATGAGTACTCTGTTTTTAATcctctttccttttttattttcggtTGGCCTCATTTTGATCTTTGTTTTCATAGGCACAAGTGCTAGTTCTAGAATGGCTTACATTCCAACACACAAGCGGCACTTGAAGGAATCGGAGAGGACATTGCTGACATCAGAGCTGCTTGCTTCACAATTGAAGAAAAACTTAAATGTCAATCCATGTAACATGTCTAATGTGGATGGGACTGGAAGAATAGTTTATGCAGACCATCCTACACATAGATGGTGTGCCGTTGCTTTGGATGACGAGAACCAGTTTCCATCTTCTGTTAATCTTGAACCTGTTACCTTGGAGTCTGCTGAGCCGAAAATTGGAAATAAATTTCTAGCTTTGATCAATACTAGTATAGATAACGGTTAGTACTCTAGCATTTCTTTTAGTGCGTTTATGTTGTATGTTATTACTTGGGTTGTGGAtatgtttggttttgtttttcatgGTTGATACGTGACAGAAGGCGGTGAGGTGAAATTGAATACGCGAAGGAGCCTTGGGGCATCTATAGCAGAAAATGTGCTGGAAGACTTAGTTTCTTCTTTCGAACACATGAGGAATGAAATGAAGTGTGCAAAGCTCACAGAAGTAAATCCTACTTTGGTTGCTAGAGTGGGCAAAGTACTTTTTCGTAGGTCAGATTTCTTCCTTCACCGATTCATTGGTTAGCTATTGAGCCTATTGTGCCAGCCATTTAGTTGATTGTTTCATGCGATTATCCTTTTTACCTTTATGTTGTTCTTTCATCCGCCTCAGAATACTTGTTGAAGCAGAACAATATAATGGTCTATACTATGATAAAAGGTTACATTTGGCATTTTAGTTTAAATGGTAGGATGCCAAGTTGGACAGTGAAGCAGGATTCTAAAACTCTGCCCTTGTTTTTCGATACTTGATACAATATTATCTTTGGTATCGATGCTTAAGTATTGTTAATCATCTCAGatttcttattaattttgtACACGAACAGATGTATAACGATCTTTATTCAAATCTTTGAATCAGGGTCCCTTCAGTTAGCATCGAATCCATCAGAAGAAATTTGTGTCCTGAAATCTTGAAACGATGGGGGCGATCGTTTTACCCAAATGTTCCTGTTTCATATAAGGAAAGGATTGTGAACGAAGTTGTCCCACAAATTGGAGTTGATTTCGAAGAGGAGGAAGATATATACGAATTACAGGTATTTCTGTTAGACATGTCAACTTACTGAGTTCTGAGTTCATGTTTTCCACAATTCTGACTGTAGCTATGAATTGctcatttattttcttcttgtgTAGTTGTCTGATTCTACGAGTCCAGATCCAACTCTCTCCTGCAAATGTCGGGTAATGAAAGAACATGGAACGCTACAACTCTACGAGGCAAGTTTTCTAATTCATGCCAACTAAATTTGATGGAACTATATATGCTGCGGCAATCTCACGGTTGAGTTGCCACAATAGTGATTCGATAATTTAGATATAATATTTATGCTGCAAATATGAGTGTTGTATAACAAAACTAAATGTTCAACCACTGAATGTGATTGAGCTCTCCAATTGTTGAATAATTTGAGAGGAACCTTTCCAGATCATTAATATTTTCAGGACCCTTCCCTCTCTTAATTTGCCCTGTTGCTTGGCTTAGGGTTTATATCCTGAGACTTGCATCGAAATGTCAACTTTCTTTCAGATCAAATTGAAACCAGTGCGTAAAATGGTAATGGACATTTCATGCACTACTAAGAATCTGGACCTGAGGCTAATGCTATGCACTAAGAGACTCGTAACTGATCTGACTGTAAGCTGCTTCACTCCGTCCTTTAGAAATTTACATTTCTATTCCTTGTTTCAGCAAAGATTCCTATACCTATCTTCAAGCCACAATCAAAACAAAGAATAGAACTTTTTCTAGAAATGTAACGGGACCATGTGGGTTAACTATACTGGACCCCTAGCTGAAATTATGCTTCTTGGAATGAAGTTTCGTGATCATATTAATTGGTGCTATTTCAGGATGATGAGATGCAAAGCATTACGGATCTCGTTAATTCTGCGATTCTAGATCCAGAAGTGAAGGGTGGATTGAGATGGCCCCTGGGGAAGGAGTCTTCTGGAGATAAATACAAAGTTCTTAGGGTTTGGCACGTAAGAGCTAATACGTATAGAAATTCATCACTGAGATTGAAAGTAAAACACTATGACCGATTTGATTTTAGAACCCTAACCGGGGAAGCTTCTTGGGTGGCAAGTCTGGTGCTGGAAAACGTAATGTCAAAGTTACGGGTAAACGCCTTTTCTCTTGGACCCTTTTTTTTAGTTCATGTGCTGAAATAAAAGATATTTTTGAGAAGGTTTATCCTGTGCTGAAATCtccttttctttccattttcagGAAGAAAATGTCGAAGTCAGCTCGGTTTATGAGATGCTTAAGGAAAATATGCAGTTTATATGGGATAACTTCTTGAGCTGTGAAAGTTTTTTAACCTGAAATTGCTTGTTGTTGTAAATCAGTGATCACTGTCTATTCGACTTGTATATATCTGTTTACTTCCTTAGTTTTATGTTCAACTTTTGGCATCGTTTGATGGATAATTAGTAACTGTTTTAATCATTTCTTGCAATTCTGCTATCTATTTGTATCTGGCATAGTTGATGGTTAATGCACATTTGGCAATTTCATTTCGATGACTTCATTGCGAGTAACTGCTTCGGCTCAGGTACTTCCTTACAACCAAGATGGTTAGTGAAATTTTTTCAGTTTCTTTTTGCCTTGCTACAAATTTTAAGCACAAGTTCTGGTTTGAAAATGGCTTACGTCCCCCCACAAGCGGCAGTTAACGGAAAAGGGGAGACCCGTTACCAACACTGGAGCTGCTTGCACCCCAGTTCACGAAAAATTTAAATGTGAAGCCATCGAAGTATAATTTTGATACAAGATTTCTTTATGCAAACCATGCTATATCGAGATTTTGCACCATTGGTATGGATGATCAGAATTCAGAAACACTTTCCGTCTACCGTTATACTTGTGCCCATTTCCTTGGAATCTACCATGTCGAATAGTGAAGAAAAACCTCTAGCTTTGATAGACTCCTGTCTAGATAATGGAAAGCAGTAGTTTAACATATGGTTACTATAGGTGAAGTTGTGCTTGAGGACCTAGTTTAAAATATGGTACACAAACTGGTTCGGAGGCTGTTTTTGGAAATGCTCGTTTCAAAGTTACAGGTAAGTCTTGTATTTTTCTCTGAAAATCAAATATCTCTGTACCAAGAAAAGATCTATCATGTGTTCATAGTAACATGACGTCGATCTTATTCTTTCGATTTTTCAGGAAGAAAATGTTAAAATCCGCTTGATTTCTGATATGCTGCAGGACGATGTGAAGTTGATATGCTGTGAACCTTTTCTAACATGCAATGAAACTACGTGCATGCTGCAACCTCTCACTAATGAAGTAATCGTGTGCTGCTTCGTTGTAAACCTATTGTTTACactcaaaatatacccatttttacttatttgggcaatttgggtaaaatatggtATTTGAAGGATTAATATGCAAGAAAGCTAACTTAGAAAGATATTTGGTGGCAAGTGGATGGGTTtgacactataatattgtttttcccatttgttttggtggtggaGGTTTGCCAAGAGAGTTGTTTAATCAAAGATAAGTGCATGCTTTTTCATGCAAGTGGATGCGAATGCACCATGAGAGCTTTCGGGCAAGGGACATGTGAAAGAAgctgtttgggataaaatctgaactttgggccagagagaaagtcggcccaaacccaaggcccagaggaaaacttaggaggcaggaaagaggctttcggctgggcacaaattacaaaggccacctgcttacctgctcaaagaccacagggggtaggttattcagtcactgcacagcccaataaagtactttattggtggcattcatgtaaaaaagctagtgagtcatcaccaaaccgcattcgggcaaccgccattgctacaggaacccaagctgaagccgtctataaaaggaggaagagaagacagaattaaggacactcaaacaaacaaacaaaagccaaaactctgctcaagccagatttgccttcaacgaagctgtagtcagcacaagccttcatcccattcgggataaaccttcccaaacccctgtaatagctctgctacctcgttcatggtggtatcgattcattttgtatcctcttctcccccgtcaacccctctaaaagctttcagacctctgacagagctacatagatagattttgtaagaagttcagccttggccgataaggttcaaacttacccgactatctttgctctgtctttgttcttttctttttcttaaaaagcacaataacatgttatatattcccagttatatacaagttatttctagcaaagtcatagtgaaaatgagtcttcagcacttggatccgatctgaatcgcgtcagagttcaaatcagatctaagtcttaagcccggcgggcatgtaatttaaagatcagtttaaaagtccttggcctcaaggcataaaaaagaactctatgtggactcaacccatccacgacaatccttgataagcgagaagtccgaagttacttggggcgcaagtaatcgatctatttctccgttttgttgctattatattTTGATTCATAGAAAAGGTTTAAGCagggagtgaattctgatataaagcctcaaggcctacacctaaggccccacgaaggcatctatttagcttcatttcatgttgtggtctagttggtccgagtataaggattaactctgatgggaagcctcaaggcctatacctaaggccctacaaaggcactcatttgggttcgtcctacctcttggattctGATAATCAAAaatataatagtgataagactctggcaaccttaaaagaccaaatatgatacatccaagcgctggtttagtttgacaggaagcctcaaggcctatacctaaggcctcacaaaggcacatgttatatctaacttggtttctcgggcgtatacatattcaattAAAGCTTAACAtccattcaacatctgccatactgaagatggccgtggcacgcctgagcacgataaagttaatcttgattgtgagccttaaggcctacatctaaggccccacgaaggcaccctttcaaattaactctgtctttctctttcagaactgcccgacgagccttgcccgaagtgtgtcttgcccgaccaagatctgcccgacaaaggcttgcccgagcgagcccgagaagaaagcagaagtacgacagataccctcaaccgacgccattctcccaggggagctgtgtgctcgtctgccaggagattcctgcgacgaacagAAGCTAACTTActtcttttaaatgttagtttattacaagtgggaaaacatgtgctaaaaacatgtggtggagatgcaagtttcccttttaatattgtttctacatgcaagttggcaaatgcaaatgcaagctgcccaagctTCTTTCGGGCAGGTACAAAAACCTCAGCAGGGGGTTTCTTCCAGACCTCTATATAAAGGAGCACAAGCACAAGGATTAGTgacactcaaacaaaccaacaaatacaagcacaaactctgctcaaaccagatttgccaaaagccttcttttatctagtttattagttctgctgctcacttgcggtatcgatctcatttgtagcttttatgtactcatttccagtcatataaattacaagcaatctgca
Proteins encoded in this region:
- the LOC126593973 gene encoding uncharacterized protein LOC126593973 isoform X5, producing the protein MAYNSSSSSTSIPLPTLPDVSTFLKIKLDPTNYPLWQAPMLTLLRSRNLVSYVDGTSKCPPAFLKDDEGIFTDTVNPEFEAWIQQDAMVMSWIKSSVHPTVLGALIGKTSSHSAWICLRERYDLQSTGRLLQLRSELMNTHRGDSSIAEFLGRVNCLSETLSLSGAPVSESDIVAIVLNNVGPAYESTVASAQARDEAISYSVLEALLLSAERSQEMDTVFSDDTGPTALAAACGGCPGTFRGCGEGYGGTSASSRMAYIPTHKRHLKESERTLLTSELLASQLKKNLNVNPCNMSNVDGTGRIVYADHPTHRWCAVALDDENQFPSSVNLEPVTLESAEPKIGNKFLALINTSIDNEGGEVKLNTRRSLGASIAENVLEDLVSSFEHMRNEMKCAKLTEVNPTLVARVGKVLFRRVPSVSIESIRRNLCPEILKRWGRSFYPNVPVSYKERIVNEVVPQIGVDFEEEEDIYELQLSDSTSPDPTLSCKCRVMKEHGTLQLYEIKLKPVRKMVMDISCTTKNLDLRLMLCTKRLVTDLTDDEMQSITDLVNSAILDPEVKGGLRWPLGKESSGDKYKVLRVWHVRANTYRNSSLRLKVKHYDRFDFRTLTGEASWVASLVLENVMSKLREENVEVSSVYEMLKENMQFIWDNFLSCESFLT
- the LOC126593973 gene encoding uncharacterized protein LOC126593973 isoform X2: MAYNSSSSSTSIPLPTLPDVSTFLKIKLDPTNYPLWQAPMLTLLRSRNLVSYVDGTSKCPPAFLKDDEGIFTDTVNPEFEAWIQQDAMVMSWIKSSVHPTVLGALIGKTSSHSAWICLRERYDLQSTGRLLQLRSELMNTHRGDSSIAEFLGRVNCLSETLSLSGAPVSESDIVAIVLNNVGPAYESTVASAQARDEAISYSVLEALLLSAERSQEMDTVFSDDTGPTALAAACGGCPGTFRGCGEGYGGIRGGTSASSRMAYIPTHKRHLKESERTLLTSELLASQLKKNLNVNPCNMSNVDGTGRIVYADHPTHRWCAVALDDENQFPSSVNLEPVTLESAEPKIGNKFLALINTSIDNGGEVKLNTRRSLGASIAENVLEDLVSSFEHMRNEMKCAKLTEVNPTLVARVGKVLFRRVPSVSIESIRRNLCPEILKRWGRSFYPNVPVSYKERIVNEVVPQIGVDFEEEEDIYELQLSDSTSPDPTLSCKCRVMKEHGTLQLYEGLYPETCIEMSTFFQIKLKPVRKMVMDISCTTKNLDLRLMLCTKRLVTDLTDDEMQSITDLVNSAILDPEVKGGLRWPLGKESSGDKYKVLRVWHVRANTYRNSSLRLKVKHYDRFDFRTLTGEASWVASLVLENVMSKLREENVEVSSVYEMLKENMQFIWDNFLSCESFLT